Within Thermococcus celer Vu 13 = JCM 8558, the genomic segment GGTGAAAAAACTTTCCGTTGAGAGGGGAATAACCGTTTTGCTGGTTGTACATGATGTCAACATCGCCCTCAGGTTTGCTGATGAGTTCATCTTTATGAAGGATGGAAAAATAATTGTCAAGGGAGACCATAAAATAGTAAAACCCGAATTGATAGGGGAGGTATACGGAATTCCGGTGACAATTCATAGAATTTCGGGTGTTCCCGTCGTCGTTCCGGTTTAACCCCCGCTCAAAACGGGCATCACTTTCAGTTCATCACCCTCCTCGATGATAGCATCCCCCCTGGCGGGCTTGCCGTTTATAAGGAGTATCCTATCATGGAACTCACGGTACCTTGGAATCACCTCCTCCAAAATCTCG encodes:
- a CDS encoding ABC transporter ATP-binding protein, whose amino-acid sequence is MLGLERLALKKLNQLSGGELQKVVIARALAQEARVLLLDEPTNNLDLKSQLELMRLVKKLSVERGITVLLVVHDVNIALRFADEFIFMKDGKIIVKGDHKIVKPELIGEVYGIPVTIHRISGVPVVVPV
- a CDS encoding MoaD/ThiS family protein, yielding MVRIKLMGAFAHLAKARELEIKIDAPKTADEILEEVIPRYREFHDRILLINGKPARGDAIIEEGDELKVMPVLSGG